One genomic region from Chthoniobacterales bacterium encodes:
- a CDS encoding GIY-YIG nuclease family protein, with translation MFHYTYILVSESAPDRHYVGTTSDLNARLAAHNSGKASHTSKFSPWRVETAVAFRSKEKAAAFERYLKSGSGREFSRRHF, from the coding sequence ATGTTCCATTACACCTACATCCTCGTCAGCGAATCGGCCCCCGATCGCCACTATGTCGGAACCACATCGGACTTGAACGCGCGACTTGCCGCGCACAACTCAGGCAAAGCGAGTCACACGTCGAAATTCAGCCCTTGGCGCGTGGAAACAGCCGTCGCTTTCCGCAGCAAAGAAAAAGCTGCCGCTTTCGAGCGTTATTTGAAGTCGGGCTCGGGCCGCGAGTTTTCCAGAAGGCATTTTTGA